Proteins encoded within one genomic window of Gadus chalcogrammus isolate NIFS_2021 chromosome 6, NIFS_Gcha_1.0, whole genome shotgun sequence:
- the pcna gene encoding proliferating cell nuclear antigen, translating to MFEARLVQGSILKKVLEALKDLITEACWDVSSFGISLQSMDSSHVSLVQLTLRSDGFDSYRCDRNLAMGVNLSSMSKILKCAGNEDIITLRAEDNADTLVLVFETINQEKVSDYEMKLMDLDVEQLGIPEQEYSCVVKMPSGEFARICRDLSQIGDAVMISCAKDGVKFSATGELGTGNVKLSQTSNVDKEDEAVTIEMNEPVQLIFALNYLNFFTKATPLSKTVILSMSADIPLVVEYKIADMGHVKYYLAPKIDEEAS from the exons ATGTTCGAGGCACGCTTGGTCCAGGGCTCAATCCTGAAGAAAGTATTGGAGGCTCTGAAGGATCTCATCACAGAAGCGTGTTGGGATGTCAGCTCGTTCGGTATTTCGCTGCAGAGTATGGACTCCTCTCACGTCTCTCTGGTCCAGCTCACACTCCGAAGCGATGGGTTTGACTCCTACCGCTGCGACAGAAACCTCGCCATGGGAGTCAACCTCAGCAG TATGTCAAAGATCCTGAAGTGTGCTGGAAATGAAGATATCATCACCCTCAGAGCAGAAGACAATGCTGACACGCTCGTTCTTGTGTTTGAAACCATCA ACCAGGAGAAAGTCTCAGACTATGAGATGAAGCTCATGGACCTTGATGTGGAGCAACTGGGGATCCCA GAGCAGGAGTACAGCTGTGTGGTGAAGATGCCGTCGGGGGAGTTTGCCCGTATCTGCCGGGACCTCTCCCAGATCGGAGACGCCGTCATGATCTCCTGTGCCAAGGACGGAGTCAAGTTCTCCGCCACCGGAGAGCTCGGCACCGGGAACGTCAAGCTGTCCCAGACCAGCAACGTTGACAAGGAGGACGAGGCT GTGACCATTGAGATGAACGAGCCGGTGCAGCTGATCTTCGCCCTGAACTACCTGAACTTTTTCACCAAAGCAACGCCGCTGTCCAAGACCGTCATTCTCAGCATGTCTGCAGATATCCCCCTAG TGGTCGAGTACAAAATCGCAGACATGGGTCACGTCAAATACTACCTGGCCCCCAAGATCGACGAGGAGGCCTCCTAA
- the zgc:152830 gene encoding putative aminopeptidase W07G4.4 has product MCTRIQPIELITDCKNQNFDGIVLVTQSIKTLPEELQWLKSPLEDYSSVDRALGEEAVVLQVPGCPGNRLLFASTGPVNRDYDDVRRYSDAAICGIKRAMKAGMQRPLLVCPPHKDYETSTLVAALGALHALYMPIEVREANANPTPYKVCVLGLWVAKKEEGKKIIDLAIALESGRLVCRDIGGSDPERMAAPRVADYVQELFKDSPVTVEIVSDVKVLEKEYPCLAAVNRCAHAVQRHQARVIKLLYCGEGPVTTTLMLVGKGITYDTGGADIKAGGFMAGMHRDKCGAAAVAGFFQTLAKLKPKHLKVMGSMAMVRNSVGSDCYVADELIVSRAGRRVRVGNTDAEGRMVMVDLLCEMKEKAVREVSPQLFTIATLTGHAIRAMGPNYSIIMDNGPAHRAGNASKWQKAGDVLGDVFEISSIRREDYEFHKGQSEYEDILQSNNLPSSATPRGHQAPAAFLIMASGLDQFGVDSDKPLPYSHIDIAGSSGPFPGIPTGAPILAMATHYINL; this is encoded by the exons ATGTGTACCAG AATCCAACCAATCGAGTTGATCACAGACTGCAAGAACCAGAA TTTTGATGGCATCGTCCTGGTGACTCAGAGCATTAAAACTCTGCCTGAAGAGCTACAATGGCTGAAGTCCCCTCTGGAGGACTACAGCTCG GTGGACCGTGCCTTGGGCGAGGAGGCTGTCGTCCTCCAGGTCCCTGGTTGCCCTGGCAACCGGCTCCTGTTTGCTTCCACTGGCCCGGTGAACCGTGACTACGATGACGTCAGGCGCTACAGCGATGCGGCTATCTGTGGCATCAAGCG GGCCATGAAGGCTGGTatgcagcgccccctgctggtgtgTCCTCCACACAAAGACTATGAGACGAGCACACTGGTGGCTGCCCTGGGGGCTCTTCATGCTCTTTACATG CCCATTGAAGTGAGGGAAGCGAATGCGAACCCCACTCCATACAAGGTGTGTGTTCTGGGCCTGTGGGTTGcaaagaaggaggagggaaagaaaaTTATTGATCTGGCCATTGCTCTTGAGAGTGGCAG ACTGGTTTGCCGTGACATCGGTGGCTCAGACCCCGAGCGTATGGCGGCTCCCCGGGTGGCCGACTATGTGCAGGAGCTCTTCAAGGACAGCCCTGTGACG GTGGAGATAGTGAGTGACGTGAAGGTCCTGGAGAAGGAATACCCCTGTCTGGCCGCTGTAAACCGATGTGCCCACG CCGTCCAGCGCCACCAGGCCAGAGTCATCAAGCTGCTGTACTGTGGAGAGGGACCCGTTACGACCACTCTGATGCTGGTGGGCAAG GGTATCACCTACGACACAGGTGGCGCCGACATCAAAGCTGGAGGCTTCATGGCAGGCATGCACAGGGACAAGTGTGGAGCCGCTGCTGTCGCTGGCTTCTTCCAG ACTCTGGCCAAGTTGAAGCCCAAGCATCTAAAGGTGATGGGTTCCATGGCGATGGTGAGGAACAGCGTAGGCTCAG ACTGCTACGTGGCCGACGAGCTGATTGTGTCCCGCGCCGGACGACGGGTGAGGGTTGGAAACACTGACGCCGAGGGACGCATGGTCATGGTGGACCTGCTCTGTGAGATGAAGGAGAAG GCTGTGCGTGAGGTGTCTCCACAGCTGTTTACTATTGCCACGCTGACCGGCCATGCCATCAGGGCCATGGGACCAAACTACTCT ATCATCATGGATAATGGTCCAGCCCATCGTGCTGGAAATGCTTCCAAGTGGCAGAAAG CCGGGGATGTCTTGGGGGATGTCTTTGAGATCTCCAGCATCAGGCGTGAGGACTACGAGTTCCACAAGGGCCAGTCTGAATACGAGGACATCCTACAGAGCAACAACCTGCCTTCCTCAGCCACTCCGAGAGGACACCAGGCACCGGCTGCCTTCCTCATCATGGCCTCAGGGCTGGACCAG TTCGGTGTGGACTCGGACAAGCCCCTGCCGTACTCCCACATCGACATCGCCGGCTCCAGTGGCCCCTTCCCCGGGATCCCAACAGGAGCCCCCATTCTCGCCATGGCAACCCACTATATCAATCTGTAA
- the fahd2a gene encoding fumarylacetoacetate hydrolase domain-containing protein 2A isoform X2 — protein MMRLALHSFPLSKTFYSTLVRNQARGLCGAAMRLVQFHRHCDEGAIRVGVEQAEGLGVVDLKTFDPSMPTTMRGLLELGEKGIECAQRALSSGQCVLNRSDIKLLSPILAPEKVVCVGMNYRDHCLEQNAPIPSEPIIFNKFPNVITGPYDDIILPSESQEVDWEVELAFVIGRSGKHIKEEDALSYVAGFTVANDVSARDWQMKRNGKQWLLGKTFDTFCPLGPALVTTDAVKDPHNLGIRCLVNGDEVQSSNTDQMIFKTEQIIAWVSQFVTLTPGDVFLTGTPPGVGVFRKPAVYLKKGDVVECQIDQIGSIVNKVV, from the exons ATG ATGAGACTTGCTCTCCACTCGTTCCCTCTGTCGAAGACTTTCTATTCTACTCTAGTGAGAAACCAAGCCAGAGGCCTGTGTGGGGCAGCCATGCGACTGGTGCAGTTTCATCGCCACTGCGATGAAGGTGCGATAAGAGTGGGAGTCGAACAGGCTGAGGGACTCGGTGTGGTTGACCTCAAGACCTTTGACCCTTCTATGCCTACTACGATGAGAGGGCTTCTGGAGCTTGGTGAAAAGGGAATAGAGTGTGCCCAGAG AGCCTTATCATCTGGTCAATGCGTGTTGAATAGGTCAGACATCAAGCTGCTTTCTCCCATTCTTGCCCCAGAGAAGGTGGTTTGTGTGGGCATGAACTACCGGGATCATTGCCTGGAACAAAACGCACCCATCCCTAGTGAGCCTATCATCTTCAACAAGTTTCCCAATGTGATTACGGGCCCATATGATGACATCATCCTGCCTTCCGAGAGCCAG GAGGTGGACTGGGAAGTGGAGTTGGCCTTTGTGATTGGACGCAGTGGAAAACACATCAAG GAGGAAGATGCTCTGTCATATGTAGCAGGGTTCACTGTGGCCAATGATGTCAGTGCACGGGATTGGCAGATGAAACGCAACGGAAAGCAGTGGTTGCTTGGGAAAACATTTGACACCTTCTGTCCTCTTGGCCCTGCCTTAGTAACTACCGATGCAGTGAAGG ATCCACACAACCTCGGCATTCGCTGTCTTGTCAACGGAGACGAAGTCCAGAGCAGTAACACTGACCAGATGATCTTCAAGACAGAACAAATAATAGCATGGGTCTCTCA GTTTGTGACTTTAACTCCAGGAGACGTGTTCCTGACGGGAACGCCACCAGGCGTTGGAGTTTTCAGAAAACCAGCCGTTTATCTCAAG AAAGGAGATGTGGTGGAGTGTCAGATAGACCAGATAGGGTCTATAGTCAACAAGGTGGTCTAA
- the fahd2a gene encoding fumarylacetoacetate hydrolase domain-containing protein 2A isoform X1, whose protein sequence is MTENMRLALHSFPLSKTFYSTLVRNQARGLCGAAMRLVQFHRHCDEGAIRVGVEQAEGLGVVDLKTFDPSMPTTMRGLLELGEKGIECAQRALSSGQCVLNRSDIKLLSPILAPEKVVCVGMNYRDHCLEQNAPIPSEPIIFNKFPNVITGPYDDIILPSESQEVDWEVELAFVIGRSGKHIKEEDALSYVAGFTVANDVSARDWQMKRNGKQWLLGKTFDTFCPLGPALVTTDAVKDPHNLGIRCLVNGDEVQSSNTDQMIFKTEQIIAWVSQFVTLTPGDVFLTGTPPGVGVFRKPAVYLKKGDVVECQIDQIGSIVNKVV, encoded by the exons ATGACAGAAAAC ATGAGACTTGCTCTCCACTCGTTCCCTCTGTCGAAGACTTTCTATTCTACTCTAGTGAGAAACCAAGCCAGAGGCCTGTGTGGGGCAGCCATGCGACTGGTGCAGTTTCATCGCCACTGCGATGAAGGTGCGATAAGAGTGGGAGTCGAACAGGCTGAGGGACTCGGTGTGGTTGACCTCAAGACCTTTGACCCTTCTATGCCTACTACGATGAGAGGGCTTCTGGAGCTTGGTGAAAAGGGAATAGAGTGTGCCCAGAG AGCCTTATCATCTGGTCAATGCGTGTTGAATAGGTCAGACATCAAGCTGCTTTCTCCCATTCTTGCCCCAGAGAAGGTGGTTTGTGTGGGCATGAACTACCGGGATCATTGCCTGGAACAAAACGCACCCATCCCTAGTGAGCCTATCATCTTCAACAAGTTTCCCAATGTGATTACGGGCCCATATGATGACATCATCCTGCCTTCCGAGAGCCAG GAGGTGGACTGGGAAGTGGAGTTGGCCTTTGTGATTGGACGCAGTGGAAAACACATCAAG GAGGAAGATGCTCTGTCATATGTAGCAGGGTTCACTGTGGCCAATGATGTCAGTGCACGGGATTGGCAGATGAAACGCAACGGAAAGCAGTGGTTGCTTGGGAAAACATTTGACACCTTCTGTCCTCTTGGCCCTGCCTTAGTAACTACCGATGCAGTGAAGG ATCCACACAACCTCGGCATTCGCTGTCTTGTCAACGGAGACGAAGTCCAGAGCAGTAACACTGACCAGATGATCTTCAAGACAGAACAAATAATAGCATGGGTCTCTCA GTTTGTGACTTTAACTCCAGGAGACGTGTTCCTGACGGGAACGCCACCAGGCGTTGGAGTTTTCAGAAAACCAGCCGTTTATCTCAAG AAAGGAGATGTGGTGGAGTGTCAGATAGACCAGATAGGGTCTATAGTCAACAAGGTGGTCTAA
- the fahd2a gene encoding fumarylacetoacetate hydrolase domain-containing protein 2A isoform X3, which yields MRLALHSFPLSKTFYSTLVRNQARGLCGAAMRLVQFHRHCDEGAIRVGVEQAEGLGVVDLKTFDPSMPTTMRGLLELGEKGIECAQRALSSGQCVLNRSDIKLLSPILAPEKVVCVGMNYRDHCLEQNAPIPSEPIIFNKFPNVITGPYDDIILPSESQEVDWEVELAFVIGRSGKHIKEEDALSYVAGFTVANDVSARDWQMKRNGKQWLLGKTFDTFCPLGPALVTTDAVKDPHNLGIRCLVNGDEVQSSNTDQMIFKTEQIIAWVSQFVTLTPGDVFLTGTPPGVGVFRKPAVYLKKGDVVECQIDQIGSIVNKVV from the exons ATGAGACTTGCTCTCCACTCGTTCCCTCTGTCGAAGACTTTCTATTCTACTCTAGTGAGAAACCAAGCCAGAGGCCTGTGTGGGGCAGCCATGCGACTGGTGCAGTTTCATCGCCACTGCGATGAAGGTGCGATAAGAGTGGGAGTCGAACAGGCTGAGGGACTCGGTGTGGTTGACCTCAAGACCTTTGACCCTTCTATGCCTACTACGATGAGAGGGCTTCTGGAGCTTGGTGAAAAGGGAATAGAGTGTGCCCAGAG AGCCTTATCATCTGGTCAATGCGTGTTGAATAGGTCAGACATCAAGCTGCTTTCTCCCATTCTTGCCCCAGAGAAGGTGGTTTGTGTGGGCATGAACTACCGGGATCATTGCCTGGAACAAAACGCACCCATCCCTAGTGAGCCTATCATCTTCAACAAGTTTCCCAATGTGATTACGGGCCCATATGATGACATCATCCTGCCTTCCGAGAGCCAG GAGGTGGACTGGGAAGTGGAGTTGGCCTTTGTGATTGGACGCAGTGGAAAACACATCAAG GAGGAAGATGCTCTGTCATATGTAGCAGGGTTCACTGTGGCCAATGATGTCAGTGCACGGGATTGGCAGATGAAACGCAACGGAAAGCAGTGGTTGCTTGGGAAAACATTTGACACCTTCTGTCCTCTTGGCCCTGCCTTAGTAACTACCGATGCAGTGAAGG ATCCACACAACCTCGGCATTCGCTGTCTTGTCAACGGAGACGAAGTCCAGAGCAGTAACACTGACCAGATGATCTTCAAGACAGAACAAATAATAGCATGGGTCTCTCA GTTTGTGACTTTAACTCCAGGAGACGTGTTCCTGACGGGAACGCCACCAGGCGTTGGAGTTTTCAGAAAACCAGCCGTTTATCTCAAG AAAGGAGATGTGGTGGAGTGTCAGATAGACCAGATAGGGTCTATAGTCAACAAGGTGGTCTAA